A region of Pieris rapae chromosome 20, ilPieRapa1.1, whole genome shotgun sequence DNA encodes the following proteins:
- the LOC110993132 gene encoding mucin-4 isoform X1: MGSMRYFSAGALFTIVLLTECLGANDRSRQRSGPIRSVPVAADIKREANFDCPEEFGYYPHPTDCTLYYVCVFGGALLESCTGGLMYSHELQTCDWPRNVGCDATGAVVADDLERLNEREPPPPPPRRNPPPAPRLQPKPVVTSRGQTQYSRREEYEKQQQLYAEVDDLPPVEELETDRQQRVYRGQPSTIGQVQKDRDGYVSQPISSGRTLNANIIPASLNQNSKIGSFSFGSQVDERRTATATQAPQTYSGQKDNVTDIPDRLIDISTNEIEIDGASFKTHQRTKRSTAPLDFNFDSKNQTQITKRIDDDQVMEYFEAETEPSLNDYDDDHDETERDKRQVRYYLKNGYKTPVKIWPNTKQIKLVDLQHYNPNIQSPRYQTQYNNDNLNSATRQQLPQSYFQNPYLTYQTDNFQSQRPFKPSIPDIAKQKPTNINTQIITKSPPISSLNNNDNPFASLSGGFYNNNQNKVTHNNQNMQYSFQPVTPKYVSFPDSSQLSTTLVTGKPVHGNPTISPNNYNSNYQVPDTQPSKFHNTNDLNKKPNVAKPVDVDEEYEDEDSDESDDEESEEFQNGGNFKPFSTRLPHEYTHPKNKYAHIDNPFANPNFDFDEFLSNLRENHYSAIGVTTSKPKPVPDMAFNLQTPKVYSSTPSYDKKVTNPTAFGSTGVSSPKPFTIPGVISNSANLHNVQHAHSNVDSYNNPPQVFKGQTGLVASKFKPPNFKDDRQLPLQYNFNTQFGNNINNNQTRLTSPNSFSQYLHEVTPKPFNANTRFNSVTSSTNAYRQANSMSSERPFVTSTMKPDNAYIVTFQQSTIKPSLANNQLAALQNHWKQTASDFSDIMKSTLRPNYFSDIPNLEGLFKQAIHPSSQAPIKSPESVRHYMTTTSTTTTKPPLKRKPIPKPSPEMTDYYYDDEDDQYYYEPMVKPKYMPSTEVKPQRPPMAQNYHEYDDSSEETGDLKNIKGNSLAPRRPTNPNSLSDSVTKNHNDVSVVTKVPFKQSLKNINGKIPVPVMGYVSPDVTHQDLNELSMVHHIRNRTYHMRVPNGNNPYTLKPPKYLNQTTLRPYTLRHRLAKPTTVKDSATQSEENKQTRGRIRHHNIVAQMKLTTPSDSSKQETRYTKTSHDDKINSLEPTESIPPSSYSASPRPKMLYNGSQAYSPDQYDPYYAVYDEDGELYKDTDYVQQYNVGSLRPAVQQTYRGTPPPARRPVETYTPRPVLPDDYDDALIQGQIPNQNQYQTAIRQQTRGDVNELGYDHVPSSVRTTIYEATSLSTTPPTTSTTFTTTTTTTTTSTTKRPTTAPFKETITVTRFSPRSSTDENSFRDSDPNEKRTNLNESTSTLPATLSSRINFSSHAKPFEKTDNLNRLDDNLPSTDLPTIKPVARVTPNSEHNLKIVQDNYKPVNKKMISLTTGFSIRRNSNDTDNPYTLTVRTKPYEPFIAPVKSSNNNVNNKKQDIQRYYYDVDKNVDDHKIESDLNITTSISENNDNLQIAEVRELTKHKRPHIKVTPTPKTKIRINTTPSSTDSTKFYLKTVRRRPATNTNHIEKTFSSTDNIKLDDIVDSAIQNEDKHEKLETMQSSTSKVTDEQLGDRYLNNRQWDESVISPYETLNNLRNKETEQDLEYTSTSTTTSTTSTLPPRQFLDGYVSRDKPITQQPSYYTYRVADDDVPDQTTEVFNGRVRNIIKTFFNSFTSTPQFIETTSLFSTPLPKEEVVNIGFQKKKIKYVEEKPVRNNIKYLQIITEPSVTEILPTFVNVPEMVSEVTDSIITSTYNTPPVLPSRQGENKQSYTSILESSTVNDFVNIQKPNSYESKFTKFVTHKPDHLKSAKYTKLLSKEPLVDDIIPTQGYDRLSTTTLSNSDIKYNTSAKSIELQPIIVSDIASTTSTTKSTTTTKTDYDLTSTKNLPFPTRVSRVNPAIKLAAKTLGDGRRSYQSSPNCSTDNRLQANPKCNEIKYQRPSNTRGRGSAHYSTQGGSDSPPQTPNRGTPPTRSRPTLKPSTAIVSKTADAPDIYTIPPSRPAPVYPQPQPDKTAAKCRKDVCLLPDCFCGGKDIPGDLPVESVPQIVVLTFDDSVNDLNKGLYADLFEKGRVNPNGCPISATFYVSHEWTDYSQVQNLYSAGHEMASHTISHSFGEQFSQKKWNREVGGQREILAAYGGVKLEDVRGMRAPFLSVGGNKMFKMLYDSNFTYDSSLPVYENKPPSWPYTLDYKLFHDCMIPPCPTKSYPGVWEVPMVMWQDLNGGRCSMGDACANPSEAEGVYKMILKNFDRHYTSNRAPFGLFYHAAWFTQAHHKEGFIMFLDFINKMKDVWIVTNWQALQWVRDPTPISRLNNFQPFQCNYQGRPKKCNNPKVCNLWHKSGVRYMRTCQPCPEIYPWTGKTGIRSSRIDNEIEDK; this comes from the exons caaCAACAATTATATGCTGAGGTGGATGATCTACCACCAGTCGAAGAACTTGAGACCGACAGGCAACAGAGGGTGTACAGAGGACAACCATCAACAATAGGACAGGTTCAAAAGGACAGAGACGGCTATGTGTCACAGCCCATATCATCTGGAAGGACTCTAAATGCTAATATTATTCCCGCTTCGTTGAACCAGAACAGCAAAATTGGATCATTCTCTTTTGGTAGCCAGGTTGATGAGAGAAGAACCGCTACAGCTACGCAGGCGCCACAAACTTACAG TGGACAAAAAGACAACGTAACTGATATTCCTGACAGACTTATAGACATTTCGACTAATGAAATTGAAATCGATGGAGCTTCTTTCAAAACTCATCAAAGAACTAAACGTTCAACTGCGCCATTAGATTTCAATTTTGACAGCAAAAACCAAACTCAAATTACGAAAAGAATTGATGATGACCAAGTAATGGAATATTTTGAAGCCGAAACTGAACCCAGTTTAAATGACTATGACGATGACCACGACGAAACCGAAAGAGACAAGCGACAAGTTagatactatttaaaaaatggctATAAAACACCAGTTAAAATATGGCCTAATacaaagcaaataaaattagttgatTTACAGCATTATAATCCTAATATACAAAGTCCTAGATATCAAACAcagtataataatgataacttAAATAGTGCAACACGACAACAGTTACCTCAAAGCTATTTTCAAAATCCCTATTTAACGTATCAGACAGATAATTTCCAATCACAACGGCCCTTTAAACCAAGTATTCCAGACATCGCTAAACAAAAGCCAACTAACATTAATACgcaaataataactaaaagcCCCCCTATATCGTCACTCAACAATAATGACAATCCCTTTGCTTCTTTGTCTGGTggtttttacaataacaacCAGAATAAAGTTACTcataataatcaaaacatGCAATATTCATTTCAACCTGTTACAccaaaatatgtttcatttcCTGATTCATCGCAGCTCTCAACAACGCTTGTTACGGGAAAACCCGTACATGGTAATCCGACTATTtctccaaataattataattccaaTTATCAAGTTCCTGATACACAACCAAGTAAATTTCATAATACAAATGATCTAAACAAAAAACCTAATGTTGCCAAGCCTGTAGACGTAGATGAAGAGTATGAAGACGAAGACTCGGATGAAAGTGATGATGAGGAATCAGAAGAATTTCAAAACGGTGGTAATTTCAAACCATTTTCAACACGGCTACCTCATGAATATACACacccaaaaaataaatatgctcATATTGATAATCCGTTTGCAAATCCTAACTTTGATTTTGATGAGTTTCTATCTAACTTAAGAGAAAACCACTATTCAGCAATTGGTGTGACAACATCTAAGCCTAAACCAGTTCCAGACATGGCTTTTAATCTACAAACTCCAAAAGTTTATTCATCTACTCCTTCTTATGACAAGAAAGTTACTAATCCTACGGCTTTTGGAAGCACAGGCGTCAGTTCTCCCAAACCATTTACTATTCCCGGGGTTATAAGCAACTCAGCAAATCTGCATAATGTACAACATGCGCATAGTAATGTGGACTCTTATAATAATCCACCACAAGTCTTTAAAGGACAAACAGGATTAGTCGCTTCAAAGTTTAAGCCTCCAAACTTTAAAGATGATAGACAGCTACCacttcaatataattttaatacgcaatttggaaataatatcaataacaatCAAACACGTCTCACATCACCAAATTCTTTTTCACAATATTTGCACGAAGTTACGCCTAAGCCATTTAACGCTAATACGAGGTTTAACAGCGTTACTTCAAGTACAAATGCGTACCGTCAGGCTAATTCAATGTCGAGTGAAAGACCATTTGTAACCTCTACTATGAAACCTGATAATGCTTACATTGTAACTTTTCAACAATCAACTATTAAGCCATCATTGGCGAATAACCAACTAGCTGCTCTTCAGAACCATTGGAAACAGACTGCAAGTGATTTCTCAGATATTATGAAGTCTACACTTAGACCCAATTACTTTTCCGACATACCAAATTTAGAAGGGTTGTTTAAGCAAGCAATACATCCTTCCTCCCAGGCACCAATAAAGTCTCCTGAATCTGTTAGACACTACATGACAACAACGTCAACAACGACTACCAAACCCCCTCTTAAACGTAAACCTATACCTAAACCTTCGCCAGAAATGACCGACTACTATTATGATGATGAAGATGATCAGTATTATTATGAACCTATGGTGAAGCCAAAATATATGCCAAGTACTGAAGTAAAACCGCAACGCCCGCCCATGGCTCAGAACTACCATGAATATGATGACTCCAGCGAAGAAACAGGTGACTTGAAAAACATAAAAGGAAATTCCCTTGCACCTCGTAGACCAACAAACCCAAACTCTCTCTCGGATAGTGTTACCAAAAATCATAATGATGTATCAGTTGTCACGAAAGTTCCTTTTAAACAGTCATTGAAAAACATCAACGGAAAAATACCTGTCCCTGTGATGGGATATGTTTCTCCAGATGTAACACATCAGGATTTAAATGAATTGTCCATGGTTCATCATATACGAAACAGAACATATCACATGCGAGTTCCTAATGGTAATAATCCTTATACCTTGAAACCACCAAAATATCTTAACCAGACTACATTGAGGCCTTATACGTTAAGACATAGATTAGCTAAACCTACAACTGTAAAAGACAGTGCGACTCAAAGTGAAGAAAATAAACAGACGCGGGGTCGAATACGTCACCACAACATCGTTGCACAAATGAAATTGACTACTCCATCTGACAGCTCTAAACAAGAGACTCGTTACACAAAGACCAGTCACGATGACAAAATAAACag TTTGGAACCCACTGAAAGCATTCCACCATCATCTTACTCGGCCAGTCCTCGCCCCAAAATGCTATACAACGGTTCTCAGGCATACAGTCCTGACCAGTATGATCCTTATTATGCTGTTTATGACGAAGACGGTGAATTGTACAAAGACACAG ATTATGTGCAGCAATATAACGTAGGCTCACTCCGCCCGGCAGTCCAGCAGACGTACCGTGGCACGCCACCACCGGCTCGCCGACCTGTGGAGACCTACACGCCCAGACCCGTATTGCCTGATGACTACGATGACGCACTCATTCAAGGACAG ATACCTAACCAGAATCAGTATCAGACAGCTATTCGTCAACAGAcaag GGGCGATGTTAATGAATTGGGCTATGATCATGTTCCAAGCAGCGTGAGAACAACTATTTATGAAGCTACATCCTTAAGCACAACTCCTCCAACGACAAGCACTACCTTTACCACTACTACCACTACTACCACGACTTCTACCACAAAACGTCCAACCACTGCACCCTTCAAAGAAACAATAACTGTGACTCGTTTTAGTCCAAG ATCGTCAACTGATGAAAATTCATTTCGCGATTCCGATCCTAACGAAAAGCGAACAAATCTTAATGAATCCACCTCAACTCTTCCTGCAACTTTATCCTCTCGTATAAACTTTTCGTCCCATGCAAAACCCTTTGAAAAGACTGACAACCTTAACAGGTTGGACGATAACTTACCCTCGACTGATTTACCGACAATAAAACCAGTTGCTAGAGTAACACCAAACAgtgaacataatttaaaaattgttcaaGACAATTATAAgcctgttaataaaaaaatgatatcgTTAACTACAGGCTTTTCTATTCGACGAAATTCAAATGATACTGATAATCCTTACACATTGACTGTAAGAACTAAACCTTATGAACCATTTATTGCTCCTGTCAAATCTTCAAATAACaatgtgaataataaaaaacaagataTCCAAAGATATTACTATGATGTTGACAAAAATGTAGATGATCATAAAATTGAGAGTGATTTGAATATAACTACATCAATAAGTGAAAATAATGATAACCTTCAAATCGCAGAAGTTAGGGAATTGACAAAACATAAGCGACCCCACATAAAAGTAACACCTAcaccaaaaacaaaaataagaattaatacTACTCCATCATCAACAGATTCGACAAAATTTTACCTCAAAACAGTACGTAGAAGGCCAGCAACAAATACCAACCATATCGAAAAAACCTTTTCCTCAACAGACAATATTAAGTTGGACGATATTGTAGATTCAGCTATACAGAATGAAGATAAACATGAGAAATTGGAAACCATGCAATCAAGTACGTCCAAGGTTACTGATGAACAATTAGGCGAtagatacttaaataatagacAGTGGGATGAATCTGTTATATCACCCTATGAAACGCTCAATAATTTACGTAATAAAGAGACCGAACAAGATTTAGAATATACATCAACAAGTACCACTACCAGTACCACTAGCACATTACCTCCGAGACAATTCTTAGATGGCTACGTTAGCAGAGATAAGCCAATAACGCAACAACCCTCGTACTACACGTATCGCGTTGCAGACGATGATGTTCCGGATCAaacaactgaagtatttaatGGGAGAgtgagaaatataattaaaacatttttcaataGCTTTACAAGTACGCCACAATTTATAGAAACAACATCACTCTTTTCAACACCTCTACCGAAGGAAGAAGTTGTTAATATTGGctttcaaaaaaagaaaataaagtatgTTGAAGAAAAACCTGTTCggaacaatattaaatatcttcaAATTATTACTGAGCCCAGTGTAACAGAAATTCTACCAACTTTTGTAAATGTTCCGGAAATGGTATCTGAAGTGACCGATTCAATCATTACATCAACGTATAATACACCACCAGTTCTTCCTTCTAGACAAGGTGAAAATAAACAGAGCTATACAAGTATTTTGGAAAGTTCAACTGTAAATGATTTTGTTAACATACAAAAACCTAACTCTTACGAGTCTAAATTTACGAAGTTTGTAACACACAAACCAGACCATTTAAAATCTGCTAAATATACAAAGTTACTTAGCAAGGAGCCTTTAGTTGACGATATAATCCCTACCCAAGGTTATGATCGATTATCAACCACGACTTTGTCTAACAGTGACATTAAGTATAATACAAGCGCGAAGTCAATTGAACTTCAGCCAATAATAGTTAGCGACATTGCTTCAACTACAAGCACGACAAAATCGACAACAACGACAAAAACTGATTACGACTTGACTTCGACTAAAAATTTACCTTTCCCAACTCGGGTATCGCGAGTCAATCCCGCCATAAAGTTAGCGGCGAAAACCCTTGGAGATGGGCGCAGGAGTTATCAATCGTCGCCAAATTGCTCAACAGACAACCGTCTGCAAGCGAATCCAAAATGCAACGAAATCAAATACCAGAG acCAAGCAACACACGTGGACGCGGTTCCGCGCACTACTCTACTCAGGGTGGATCTGATTCTCCTCCACAAACTCCTAACCGAGGAACTCCACCAAC CCGCAGTCGTCCGACATTGAAACCTTCAACTGCTATTGTGTCTAAGACCGCTGATGCCCCAGATATATACACCATACCTCCAAGCCGGCCCGCACCAGTATACCCACAACCACAGCCAGACAAAACCGCAGCCAAATGCAGAAAAGACGTTTGTCTTTTACCAGACTGTTTCTGCGGTGGAAAGGATATTCCTG GCGATCTTCCCGTTGAGAGCGTACCGCAAATAGTTGTGCTGACATTCGACGATTCAGTAAATGACCTCAACAAGGGATTGTACGCCGACCTGTTTGAAAAAGGTCGTGTGAATCCCAACGGTTGTCCCATCTCAGCCACTTTTTACGTATCACACGAATGGACCGACTACAGCCAAGTTCAGAATCTTTATTCAGCTGGGCATGAGATGGCATCGCACACAATATC tcATAGCTTTGGTGAGCAATTTTCTCAGAAGAAATGGAACAGAGAAGTAGGCGGGCAAAGAGAGATATTAGCCGCATATGGTGGAGTAAAACTAGAAGATGTAAGAGGAATGAGAGCTCCTTTCCTTTCTGTCGGAGGCAACAAgatgtttaaaatgttatatgattcCAACTTTACATATGATTCCTCTTTACCTGTATATGAAAACAAACCCCCGAGCTGGCCTTACACGCTCGACTACAAATTGTTCCACGATTGCATGATTCCACCTTGCCCAACGAAATCATACCCAG GTGTTTGGGAAGTTCCTATGGTGATGTGGCAGGACCTGAATGGTGGCAGATGTTCTATGGGGGACGCTTGCGCTAACCCATCAGAGGCAGAGGGCGTGTACAAAATGATTCTGAAAAACTTTGATCGTCATTACACATCCAACAG agcACCATTTGGTCTCTTCTATCACGCCGCCTGGTTCACTCAGGCTCACCACAAGGAAGGATTCATTATGTTCCTGgactttattaacaaaatgaaGGATGTGTGGATTGTCACCAATTGGCAAGCTCTCCAGTGGGTCAGAGACCCTACTCCAATATCTAGGCTTAACAATTTCCAGCCATTCCAATGCAATTACCAA GGCCGACCGAAGAAGTGCAACAACCCAAAGGTGTGTAACCTTTGGCACAAATCCGGGGTACGGTACATGAGGACTTGCCAGCCATGTCCCGAGATTTACCCCTGGACAGGCAAAACTGGCATCAGATCGTCGCGCATCGACAATGAAAttgaagataaataa